From Thalassovita sp.:
GTTGAACCTGCGTTCGGCCTATTTCCTGTCGGCCTATGCTGCCAAGGCGATGATGGCGGCGGGCAAGAAGGGGTCAATCATCCATATCTCCAGCCAGATGGGCCATGTTGGCGGGGTGGACCGCGCGGTCTACTGCGCCTCCAAACATGGGCTGGAAGGTATGGTGAAATCCATGGCCATCGAATGGGGCCCGTCGCAGATCCGCATCAACACGGTCTGCCCAACCTTTATTCGCACGCCCCTAACCGCACAGACGTTTGAACGGCCAGACCGCAAGGCCTGGGTGGAGGAGAAGATCAAGCTGGGCCGCATTGGCGAGGTCGAGGATATCATGGGGGCTGTGGTTTACCTGGCCTCTGACGCCTCGGCGCTGGTCACCGGCACCTCGATGTTAATTGACGGCGGGTGGACGGCAGACTGATGAGCGCAAGTAAAGTCACCTCCACCGAAGTGGCCCGCCGCGCGGGCGTCAGCCAATCCGCGGTCAGCCGGGTATTCACGCCCGGTGCGTCGGCCTCCAAGGCGACGATTGCCAAGGTGCGCAAAGCCGCCG
This genomic window contains:
- a CDS encoding SDR family NAD(P)-dependent oxidoreductase, translating into MIDLPRTPSFSLSGKRALVTGASSGIGQGCAVALAEAGAHVICAARGGDKLTETVTAMQAAGYSAEVLQLDQSDLTAVAAAVADRDLDIVVNSAGLARHTPAIDTTPEDYDAAMGLNLRSAYFLSAYAAKAMMAAGKKGSIIHISSQMGHVGGVDRAVYCASKHGLEGMVKSMAIEWGPSQIRINTVCPTFIRTPLTAQTFERPDRKAWVEEKIKLGRIGEVEDIMGAVVYLASDASALVTGTSMLIDGGWTAD